One window of Nicotiana tomentosiformis chromosome 11, ASM39032v3, whole genome shotgun sequence genomic DNA carries:
- the LOC138901170 gene encoding uncharacterized protein — MYWCFSFKPSDKLKTIRVVHLNGYVEDFDYPISVSEVIGKPQNHFIFTQSQLLSTCLMPLNLDYILEQGNFYFLLPHSTFQSSFSPIDFAQIARKLGNIAKNPIAKNKSRKNKSSNCTSPVWNSPASSPNRFSSRGASRVETEKGKIVYGVGQRMWTKSPTWKPLLDTIQERSFNRRTESELQILFDERNEYEVQEKNLEVVK; from the coding sequence atgTATTGGTGTTTCTCTTTCAAACCCTCTGATAAATTAAAGACTATCAGAGTGGTGCATTTGAATGGCTATGTAGAGGATTTTGATTATCCTATTAGTGTTAGTGAAGTCATAGGCAAACCCCAAAACCACTTTATATTCACTCAATCCCAACTCTTATCCACTTGCTTAATGCCTCTCAATCTTGATTACATATTGGAACAAGGCAATTTTTACTTCCTTTTGCCTCACTCAACCTTTCAATCTAGTTTTTCTCCTATAGATTTTGCTCAAATAGCTAGAAAACTTGGTAACATAGCCAAAAATCCCATAGCTAAGAACAAGTCCAGGAAGAATAAATCGTCGAATTGTACTAGCCCAGTTTGGAACTCACCGGCTAGTAGCCCTAATCGGTTTTCAAGCCGGGGCGCTAGCCGGGTTGAGACAGAGAAGGGAAAAATAGTATATGGTGTGGGACAAAGAATGTGGACAAAGTCACCAACATGGAAGCCACTTTTGGATACCATACAAGAAAGATCGTTTAATCGAAGAACGGAGTCTGAGCTGCAAATATTGTTTGATGAGAGAAATGAATATGAAGTGCAAGAGAAGAATTTAGAAGTTGTGAAGTAG